From one Solanum lycopersicum chromosome 12, SLM_r2.1 genomic stretch:
- the LOC138340224 gene encoding uncharacterized protein, which produces MAYAPTQLKVHEKNYPTHDLELAIVGFALKMWRHYLYGKADVVVDAISRLSMGSVAHVEKERKELVKYVHSLARLGVHLMSISDSGVIVKNKAESSLVVEVKENQDTAPILLGLKNAFHNQRVEVFSQGQDVVLLYHRRLSVPNVGELRQHIHEKAHNTRYSIHPRATKMYLDR; this is translated from the exons ATGGCTTATGCCCCTACACagcttaaggttcatgagaaaaactatccaactcatgacctcgagcttgctaTAGTGGGTTTTGCACTCAAGAtgtggagacactacttgtatg GTAAGGCGGATGTAGTAGTAGATGCtattagtagattatctatgggtagtgtagcccatgttgagaaagaaagaaaggagctagtgaagTATGTTCACAgccttgctcgcttgggagttcaccttatgagcatatcagatagTGGTGTAATAGTTAAGAATAAGgcagaatcttctttggtagtggaggttaaggaaaatcaagacaCTGCCCCTATTTTGCTTGGGCTTAAGAATGCATtccacaatcagagagtggaggttttctcccaagggcaAGATGTTGTACTTCTCTACCATCGTAGATTGAGTGTTCCTAATGTGGGcgagttgagacaacatattcaTGAAAAAGCTCATAACactaggtattctattcatccacgtgccactaagatgtacctcGATCGGTGA